One Panicum virgatum strain AP13 chromosome 9K, P.virgatum_v5, whole genome shotgun sequence genomic region harbors:
- the LOC120649734 gene encoding MADS-box transcription factor 34-like translates to MGRGKVLLQRIENKISRQVTFAKRRNGLLKKAYELSILCDAEVALVLFSHAGRLYQFSSSSNLLKTLERYQRYIYASADAAAPSSDEMQNNYQEYMKLKTRVEALQRSQRNLLGEDLAPLTTSELDQLESQVDKTLKQIRSRKTQVLLDELCDLKRKEHMLQDANMVLKRKLDEVEAEAPPRPQPQLPWQGGSGDGTMVSDGPPQPEHFFQALESNPSLQPTFHTMDMNQQPVPAPGGSYSPAWSAWMA, encoded by the exons ATGGGGCGCGGGAAGGTGCTGCTGCAGCGGATCGAGAACAAGATCAGCCGGCAGGTGACGTTCGCCAAGCGCCGGAACGGCCTGCTCAAGAAGGCCTACGAGCTCTCCATCCTCTGCGACGCCGAGGTCGCGCTCGTCCTCTTCTCCCACGCTGGCCGCCTCTACCAGTTCTCATCCTCCTCCAA TCTGCTTAAAACTTTGGAGAGGTACCAGAGGTACATCTATGCTTCTGCTGATGCTGCAGCGCCGTCTAGTGATGAGATGCAG AATAACTATCAAGAATATATGAAGTTGAAGACAAGAGTTGAGGCTTTACAACGCTCGCAAAG GAATCTTCTGGGTGAAGACCTGGCTCCACTTACCACCAGTGAACTTGACCAGCTTGAGAGTCAAGTAGACAAGACCTTGAAGCAAATCAGATCAAGAAAG ACTCAAGTGCTACTTGATGAACTCTGCGACTTGAAGAGAAAG GAACATATGCTCCAAGATGCCAACATGGTCCTGAAAAGAAAG CTGGACGAGGTCGAGGCAGAGGCGCCTCCTCGCCCACAGCCACAGCTGCCGTGGCAGGGCGGCAGCGGTGATGGCACCATGGTGTCGGACGGCCCTCCACAGCCAGAGCACTTCTTTCAGGCCCTGGAGAGCAACCCATCTCTGCAGCCAAC GTTCCATACCATGGACATGAACCAGCAGCCGGTGCCAGCGCCGGGCGGCTCCTACTCTCCTGCGTGGTCGGCGTGGATGGCATAG